One window of Metopolophium dirhodum isolate CAU chromosome 3, ASM1992520v1, whole genome shotgun sequence genomic DNA carries:
- the LOC132941970 gene encoding uncharacterized protein LOC132941970 → MVDKVHDTGGDSLQTYMSNKRNFSNFSISPKVADKKSKKFVTPNRYAALYSDDSSDNIFNTSTNSATVCNEKSGPAKQNIEQPTLDTQDVTPPPFYISNISNFSAFTNELTRLTGPNAFTFFILFKLALIAH, encoded by the exons ATGGTAGACAAAGTCCACGACACCGGTGGCGACTCGCTCCAGACATATATGTCTAACAAAcgcaatttttcaaatttttcaatttcgCCAAAAGTTGCTgataaaaagtcaaaaaaattcGTTACACCTAATCGGTATGCCGCCTTGTACTCTGATGATTCTAGTGAcaacatatttaatacatccacCAACAGTGCGACAGTTTGCAACGAAAAATCAGGTCCTGCAAAACAAAATATCGAGCAGCCTACGCTCGATACACAAGACGTCACGCCACCTCCGTTTTACATCTCCAACATCTCAAATTTCTCCGCCTTCACAAATGAGCTAACAAGGTTGACCGGTCCAAACGCATTTACCT TTTTCATACTTTTCAAGCTCGCGTTAATCGCTCATTAA